In Cryptomeria japonica chromosome 10, Sugi_1.0, whole genome shotgun sequence, a genomic segment contains:
- the LOC131037687 gene encoding pentatricopeptide repeat-containing protein At4g02750 translates to MRGFCQRGCLKEVVGILDIKDTTVEFATHASLLQVWIHRKELLQGKRIHVQRTQMGVAIDKLVENTLIKMYVKCASLADARKVFDKMSERDVCSWTLMIAAYAKQGPAEEALILFREMQDVEADQLVFSSVVSACAKLAFIEQGMELHRVILTRAFQSHVSVANALIDMYAKCGNVQKAQKLFNEMPEPDVISWTSLIAGYTHSGLVHEALGFFERMPHRDIVSWNAMVVGFSQNGFVDEAMKLFNEMPQSNVVSWNAMITGFAQRGLVDKALKLFQEMPQRDVVSWNAMLAGFAQNGFVDEALKLFQEMPRPNLVSWNAMIAGFGQNGHIEETLVVFREMELAGMMPNSKTFACILPACAKFGALEQGKEIHEKIIRGGFHSDVYVTTALVDMYARCGNIEKARELFNRMHPRPIVSWNAMIGGYAMNGDGKEVFQLFEEMKYSGMVPNHITLVCVLSACSHAGMVDEGYQHFNCMRKHYNIVPGTEHYVCMVDLLGRAGRLDEAKDFITKMPFRPAAIVWICLLGACRMHNNVELGEYVADQIFKLEPENTAPYVLLSNIYAAAGRWSDIEKVRKKMRGRDMKKKPGCSWIELNKHVHAFLGGSDQI, encoded by the coding sequence ATGAGGGGTTTCTGTCAACGGGGTTGCCTGAAAGAGGTTGTGGGTATTTTAGATATAAAAGACACTACGGTAGAATTTGCTACACATGCTTCTCTCTTGCAGGTTTGGATTCACAGAAAAGAATTATTACAAGGGAAAAGAATCCACGTTCAGAGAACTCAAATGGGTGTTGCAATAGACAAGCTTGTGGAAAACACACTGATAAAAATGTACGTCAAATGCGCAAGCTTGGCAGACGCTCGCaaggtgtttgacaaaatgtctgaaCGGGATGTATGCTCGTGGACTCTGATGATTGCAGCTTATGCAAAGCAGGGCCCTGCTGAAGAGGCACTCATTCTGTTCCGCGAAATGCAAGACGTTGAAGCCGATCAATTGGTTTTCTCCAGCGTTGTTTCGGCTTGTGCCAAATTGGCATTTATTGAACAGGGTATGGAGCTCCACCGAGTAATTCTAACGAGGGCATTTCAGTCTCATGTCTCTGTGGCCAATGCCCTTATAGATATGTATGCGAAATGTGGAAATGTACAGAAAGCACAGAAACTATTTAACGAAATGCCTGAGCCAGATGTTATTTCCTGGACAAGCTTAATAGCAGGATACACGCATAGTGGACTTGTTCACGAGGCTTTAGGTTTCTTTGAGCGAATGCCTCATCGAGACATCGTGTCCTGGAATGCTATGGTTGTGGGATTTTCGCAGAATGGATTTGTTGATGAGGCCATGAAACTGTTCAACGAAATGCCTCAAtcaaatgttgtctcatggaatgCGATGATAACAGGATTTGCACAGAGAGGGCTTGTTGATAAAGCCCTGAAACTCTTTCAggaaatgcctcaaagagatgtggtTTCATGGAATGCCATGCTTGCTGGATTTGCACAAAATGGGTTTGTTGATGAAGCCCTTAAACTCTTTCAGGAAATGCCTCGGCCAAATTTGGTTtcgtggaatgcaatgattgcaggatttGGACAGAATGGGCATATTGAGGAAACCCTAGTGGTTTTTAGAGAAATGGAATTGGCAGGCATGATGCCAAACTCAAAAACTTTTGCTTGTATTCTTCCTGCCTGTGCTAAGTTTGGAGCTTTAGAACAGGGTAAGGAGATCCATGAAAAGATAATTAGAGGTGGATTTCATTCTGATGTCTATGTGACGACTGCTCTTGTAGATATGTATGCACGGTGTGGGAATATCGAGAAGGCACGTGAATTGTTTAACAGAATGCATCCTAGGCCAattgtctcatggaatgcaatgattggaGGATATGCAATGAATGGTGATGGCAAGGAAGTTTTCCAACTCTTCGAAGAAATGAAATATTCTGGCATGGTCCCCAACCATATCACATTAGTTTGTGTTCTGTCTGCATGTAGCCATGCTGGCATGGTAGATGAGGGCTATCAACACTTCAATTGCATGAGAAAACACTATAACATTGTTCCTGGAACAGAACACTATGTAtgcatggttgaccttcttggcCGAGCTGGGCGTCTAGACGAAGCAAAGGACTTCATCACCAAAATGCCCTTTAGACCTGCTGCTATTGTCTGGATTTGTTTGCTTGGTGCCTGTAGGATGCATAACAATGTAGAGCTGGGAGAGTATGTGGCAGACCAAATTTTTAAGTTGGAACCTGAAAACACTGCTCCATACGTGCTCCTCTCAAATATTTATGCTGCTGCTGGCAGGTGGAGTGACATTGAGAAGGTACGGAAAAAGATGAGAGGAAGAGACATGAAAAAGAAAcctggatgtagttggattgaaTTAAATAAACATGTGCATGCATTCCTTGGAGGCAGTGATCAAATTTGA